taaaggcgctctaaagtaaacagtccctgccagtttcactcgccaggTGCCGCTACTTCATTTATCCTCGtggcggcgctgctcaaatgaatgagggaaacttgggtgaagaagagggagtttacagcgggataatggcggagaaagctgcgttaagagatgccccatccacgttcaatcgGCTATACGATTGTCTTGTAATAtactgattatcacagaatcgttgtatcgcgatattattggtatcgtggaccatgtatcgcatgtgattcccacccctttttaattaaaaaccagGCTTATTAAATCAGTTTCAACAAAAAATAGGTCACACATTATGGTAAAATTCTTTCCCACAGGTCGtccagtctgtctgtcagtaACTTTCTGTTCTCATGTTTATTCCCGTGCATTATCACTTGCTTCTTGCGTCACTTGTGTCACTTTATTCGCTGAACGAGCATCTAGCatcttaaaacacaacacacagtcacacacccacacatgtgatcatcccctcttcctctcctccttgcaGTATGACCTCCATTTCTGGTTGCAAACGTCCGGTGTGCCTCAAGACAGCCAGTCAAGAGCACCGTTAGATCTCAGTGAAACAGCACGCCGTGCGCCTATTGGCTCAGTGACGATGGTGAGATTAGGTACTGAAATTTGATCTCCAACGGCAACAAATTCTCAGTATTAGGTGACAGAGGAAGTGTTATATCTAGTCAATACCACAAAACTATTTAAGTTCTAGAGCTCAAGTTACATCTTCAGATGCCTCGTCTTAGTTGACCAGTTGTTTAAAATCCAAATATATTCACTTTACTACGGCcgtaaaatgtgaaaaagcaaCATCTCAGTTTTAAGGAAGGATCtcgatatttaaaaaaaaaaaaaaagtagcattTATTACTTCTATCATTTGAAAAGAGTTAAATTCTGACAATACACACACTGCCACAGAAGTCCATTAATAATAGCCACTTAGTGGTATTGGTCAACTATTAGACAGCAAAGATAAGCAGCTCGCTCACATATGGGAATGTGCTTTAAGATGAATGAGACCACATAGCTCTATAGATAGGAAACTCCAGCTCAAAATGAAGAGATAACTTCCTGAAACGCATGAGTGAATAAAGTAAAACTGTATAAACTgtttatatacacagtatatacaaatCTCCGCTCTACGCAATTACCGGACTGCATGTACACCGTAAATCTCTTTGCCTTTTGTCGCTTGTGTGCTCAATTTTACATGTACTCATATTCACTTCTGAGTCATTCCACCCTTCCTCCTAACGAAAAAGCAGATGCTGACAGAGTTTAAGGAGCTTACGAAGGTCACTTGATTCTCCATATTCAATTCTAAGTCGCTCTTAGGATGCATGAGAGGAGCCTGTGCTCGCTGCCGACGCACTCTCACATTAACTAGCTTCTTTAAAAGGTAGTGGGATTTCATTGTGCTGTGATTATACACAACAGCTGAGGATTGTAATTTGGATGATTTCTCATTTGGCTTTGGGGATGATGTGCTCTGGATTCCGGACACGTTCACTGTCTCTCAGAGCAGTTTTACCGAGGAGCAGTCTAGTAGGTTTGGACAGCACGGGTGTATTTATAGACGGGCACAGACACATGCTCATACATGTActgatgtgtgttgtgattACATTAGGTATGCTGTGTtgccccccccaaaaaatagcTAAAAATAGCACTGGTCAAGTCTTAATTTCAAAGTATCGTCGACATTTTTTCATTTAGATATTCGTGTGATTCTCGTGTGTCACAACAAAACTGCAGAAACAGGAAATGAGCTGTTTTCACATGATTGAACTTTCTCGGTAGAGAGACAGTTTCTCCTTTCTCCTAAATGTGTGTAACCCTACAGTGCCATCATCAGGCCTACACTCTCAACATTAGAAATATCACAAATTGCTTTGTGTCTGAGTTGAGTCACATCTCCTAGTTTCCATGAGAAGAGCGCATGGCTTCTCACTTTTGTCAAACAGGAAACTGTTGCAACCTCCATACACCACTGCAAAGCCTCGCAGGCTGCTTTAGTTACATACACTAAGGttcaacatcaacatttacTGTGTGTCCCAACTGTTTCATTATGTTCCAGTTGGGCACTTTAATGTTTTAGTGTCAAGTCACACTATTGAACAAGCACATGTTATCTCAATATTGGTTCATTTGGTCCCGTTTGCGCCATGCAGTTGCAGAAGCTGGACCCTTTACAGTCTCAGCTGTTtgcagagggaggaaggaggaggaggatctcaCAGCTATACACAATATTGAACAATGCAGAAATACGAAGGCACTCAGCCGTTAGGTCAAataatactaatttgttcctcgAGCAAgtagacaaacacaaactgatggAGATGTAAAACGGATGTAAATGGATCTTTCAAATGTTTCTTAGGGCCGCCCCACACTAGACGATAATTGGCCAGGTTTCGATCCTTCCGACAGTCGTGAGTGCCTTcagattttaggctgatttggaCAGATTATCTGGACAAATGAGtgtgtagtgtgaggggttaaAAGAGACGATTTTAACATCATCGGTCGCCCCCGAGTATTCCCAATTTCAAATCGTAAGGATCAAACTTATTTGATATTTACCATTGAACAGCGATTGGGGTGTTAACAAAACCccacaataaccaatgagagcaagttgaccgggaaacggatgttgcatacttttgCTTCGAACCATAACTTATACTCTCAGCCATGACTTGATCCACAGTTTTATGCGTTTTTCAGCACTAGGGATGAGACGATGCCACTTTTTGTAtcgaccgataccgatatcagtcggATAGTCATTTTTTGACTATGTATCCATGACTTGTAGCTACGATGCCAAACTATTTATCTCTTAGCTAACAATGTCAAATAtgtataatactaataataaacaaactatACTTTTCAAATGAGTTGAGCTACTCCACTGTTCATCCAAGAACCTCCTACTGGGTACAAGTGCCCCTCACTGGTAATCGCTGCTGAGAGCTCAGGTGGCATTTGCAATAACTGACATGCTCAGTGGTCACATTGCAACACAGTTGAGTAATTTCTTCTTTGAAGAAGTGTGTGAATCCCTGAGGTTCtgtcactaacacacacacatacagaggcaatgtagacacaaacaggaagtgagccaGATTGCTGCAATGTCAAGTTTCTCAGTGGGCAGATGATTTTATGCTGTGTATTGCACCTGTGCGCAGTGCACTCTGCTTAATGTTCAGTCTCTTGGAACCTCCGCTCTTGACGGCATATTCCCACAACTGATGTACATTTTACCCTTATTCATTTTTAGTCATGGTAGTGAGCTGGTGCATTGTTCAATATCTGATGGAAAGTACCATATATACCACATCAATCGCCAGCATGAGGCTTTTAAACATCAACAAATGTCCTTTAGATTCaaaatctgtgtgtttctcGGCTTCCACATTTCCAAAATGGCCACAGGAAGATGATTTATGACATGCCAAGACAGACAGGGGCTTCCTCAACATTAGGCTAGTAAAGCGATATGGCTGCAAAGCTCAcgaaaaaacatttcagaagtGAACTCCACTCCTTCAAAACATCGGTCAGCAGAATGACAAGATAAATGCTTCTCACCCCTgcctgcccctgcactgctgctgtatccacacacactcaatccCCGTGCTATTGCTCGAGTCACATGAAagacgcagcatacaaatacaGTTTCTGTGTTTATGTACTATGTGCTTGGAAGGCCGTGTTTGTCCAAATATAAAGCTGGATATTCAAATTAAAGTCATATTCTGGGGCATTAGCTCAGAGGATTATGTGAttatcttccacacacacaaaaaaaaatgcacatatgCACATTCACAAAGGACGGGATAATATCACGTCTGCATTGCTACTCCTGCCCTCTGGgtgagtgcaaaaaaaaaatcacaacatgaATCCTGGCCACCCAGGTTGTAGGTCATGTGGCTGTGATCACACCGTTAtctcccctgctctgctgctcctgcagcttCGGGCAAGGAAAGGTAATCCGTCTGCTGGAGTGGACGGAAAAATCAATAGGTGGACAGAGAAGTACCCGGTCACTTAAGCTGTCCAGTGTtgcctgctgtgtgtgtcacagtaatttattttattgtgttgtattttttatgCAGCAGCCTGGAAATGGCTGGAAAGTGCTGACTGTGAGGATTTCAATTAACCTTTTGCATCCGTCCTGCATGTGTTGAGCGATGGACGGTTACTGAATACGAAGATGGAGATCCCTGAGATACAAACACTTTGTTGTTGGAACAGGACGGTCGGATTGTTTGACACAAGGTATCATTGGGTACGGTTTATTGTTTTGCGGTGGTTCCCCAGAGGTCTTTAATGCTCAAAGACTTTGCTTTAGCACTGATTATGAATACAATATCATCTTATAACTCATGGAAATGATCATCAAAAACAACGATTTAGGAGATCCAGGTTGTGATAGCGTTTTGAGctcaataaatgcaaaaataagcTCCGTTATTAACGATTCCTTTGTACTTCCAGGTCGAGTTGGGAGCTCCCGGACCTGCGCGACGGCAAGATCCAGGCCATCAGCGACTCAGACGGCGTTAACTACCCATGGTATGGCAACACCACGGAGACCTGCACTGTTGTGGGCCCCACCAAGAGGGACAGCAAATTCACCGTTAGTATGAATGACAATTTCTACCCCAGCGTGACGTGGAGTGTGCCAGTCAGTGACAGCAACGTGCCTCAGCTTAGCAGCATCCACCGTGACCAGAGCTTTACGACCTGGTTGGTGGCCATCAACCAGGCCAACTCAGAGACTGTCGTTCTGCAGACAATCCGCTGGAGGATGCGGCTCCACATCAAAGTGGACCCCGACAAGCCTCTGGGTCAGCGGGCTGTTCTGAACGAGCCTGTGATCCAAGAACAGCCCCAGATCCTCGGCAAGAACGAGTCCATCGCCTCTAATGCCATGGTCAAGCCCAACGCCAATGATGCCCAGGTGCTCATGTGGCGGCCAAAGAATGGTGACCCGGTGGTGGTCATCCCACCAAAATACTGACCTGCTCACTGACCAGGCTGGCCTTGGATACTTCACCAGTATCATGTTATTTgttctgtttggtttttgtattCCTGCTCTTCACCAGCTCTCACCGCTTTAGCCCTTCATTGACTTTCatttctcttctgtttttgtctccaaTGTTTGAAATcgagtgacagagagaaaacaggagaCAAagctctgaggaaaaaaaagaccagcTGAGTGGGAGCGAGTTGAAAATACGTTTCGAACTGGAGTGAACAAAACTGCAACCATTCTACCTTCAAACTCGGTCGGGTCGGGTCTCACTGTGCTAAATtaggacatttttaaaagaatgaagaatctttttattttattttatatttttggctGTGCAGGTCAAGTGAAGGGTTTCTGAGAGTGGGTGGATCATAGTATTTACATGCTACATACCTGGATATGCACAAATGCTGTGTTCAAATTccagttgtatttttttatttatggttgGGAGAGTGCATctaactttttttgttgtcgttgcCGTCATGTGTGTCACACGGCGAGTTACATTGAGTGACTAGACTtcagtacttaaaaaaaaagaagaagaaaaacatgcaagACATTCAATCCATGCTGCCTTAATTAAGTTATCACTTTCCACCGCAAACATTTTCGCCTTAAACAAAAGTGCAGCGCAGTATTTTGCTCATTTGTTGCATTTTGTTCAGACTGTTGGTGCTGGCACGTGTGGGTTTAGGACGGGATTAACACCACGGAAGGAGAAGCGGATTGGAAATTTGGGATTTTGTGTTGCAGCTGCATTTACCTCACACATGTTTCGCctaacagcaaacacacattacatacaACCAGCGCCGTGCGCACACACAGTCACGATACCAGGCTAATTCATTGTTTTTCCAAGTGCATTATGCAACAGAGACGCCGCTCTGTGCAGAGGACACCCGTGAGGCCCACTCCTGTCACTCAGTACATTGAACTACACGTGCAATAACAACCTGAGTAAAAGACACTGAAAAGCACACTCAAGCTCATTTTACTTCACTTGATTCTCTTTCGTAGCAGCTGTAGTGTTCATCATCCGTTCTCGCTATCGCGCCATCTCAGGGCCCATTTTGACTTCCTTCTGTACTACTTCTTCATCCATCTTGTCTTATACCTACTCTTTTTTGCCACAGTGAGTGAACGTTCATGTCGCTCTCACACCAAAGTGTCAATACTGAAAGAATGAATTAGCAGTCACAGACTGGGGGACTTTACTTTTAGCAACCACAATATAAAAGTCCTTTGACAATCATACACGTTTATATACGATTGTATTGTCGTTGAATCAGTGACACCACTTTTCCAACAGCATAAAAACCAAAATCCCTCTTCTCACTCtccacttttgtgtgtgtgttgtcgagGCTGAAAAATAGAGGAGGAGTCATGCGAGTCTGCTCCTAACTGCTTGGTCAGTGCATAGATGACCCAATCCTGCTTCTTTAACccgctggaaaaaaaaagacgtgaGGCCAGCAAACGTGAGCCTCACACACATGTATTCTCTAAACTAAACTGAGCTGTGGTCAGCTAAATACTAATATTAACTGAATGAATGTATATTTAAACCGTAATCTTTGAACATGGCTTCAGCTGCAGAAAAAGAGACCCAAAAAACCAAACTACAACCTGAATTTAAacgtttttttccacttaaagAAGCTATAATTCCCTTGGGGCTCTACTCAAAACAACTAAATCACAGTCTGTTTATTTCACAAAGACGTATGAGCTGCTCATTCAGTTTATTAATGATTCCTCTCCAGCGAGTGAACAAAGCCTTCGTGTTCTTTTTAGAAAAGGATCTGTATGTAACAGCATATACTCAGAATACCGACTACACAAACTACTGTTGAATACTGATgtattaaaacatgaaatatggagATTCATATTTAACCACAAATAGCATGGTGTAGAATCTAACAAACTGACTCGATTTCTATTAACAAGTCAAACACTCCACACATGTACAAAGGTCAAATTAGTTTTGGTCCAAACTGTAGCTCAAAGGTCAAATCCATTCACGCCattgttatatattatttataattacattttcagccAGTACATGGCTCCATCAAACACTGTGCATGTGTAGCCGTGATGACCTGCACTCTGTGGCTGAATCACAGGGcatcgtggtggtggtgggagtgggagtgggagaaaagacacaaaaggcTGGTTGGGGACTCCTCATAGTTAAATCTGCAGTGACACACTTACACGATGAACTAAACGGTGCCGAGTTGTGCTGTGCAACAGAGTTGAAGTGAGGTCAAATAGCAAAGGTCAGGGGTCAACATATCTGAAGTTGCAACAGCCGTAAACTGACCTGAATTGAGACGAGAGGCTGTGGGAGAATGAATGTGGGGGtgaaaacaaactgagtcactttagaaaacatgtttgtatcGTTGACGGCAGCTAGTCTTCAAGCTGGACTACATGTAATGTATTTAAACCTCGACATGGCCCGAGTGGCCCGCATTCTCAACGCATGTACGTGTGTTTACATggaagtgtatgtgtgtaaaatcCCATAGAGGGGGATTTAGAACGCAC
This Solea solea chromosome 19, fSolSol10.1, whole genome shotgun sequence DNA region includes the following protein-coding sequences:
- the fam78ab gene encoding protein FAM78A isoform X1 encodes the protein MRLSSPSDLWTSLWIVLLFKAMGCIQSIRCKPKSFRDSVIVLEVNTSIDSNPTSIDESNSVVLRYRTPHFRAHAQVLVPPVSCQETWTIGWIQACNHMEFFNTYGNKGMSSWELPDLRDGKIQAISDSDGVNYPWYGNTTETCTVVGPTKRDSKFTVSMNDNFYPSVTWSVPVSDSNVPQLSSIHRDQSFTTWLVAINQANSETVVLQTIRWRMRLHIKVDPDKPLGQRAVLNEPVIQEQPQILGKNESIASNAMVKPNANDAQVLMWRPKNGDPVVVIPPKY
- the fam78ab gene encoding protein FAM78A isoform X2, whose protein sequence is MGCIQSIRCKPKSFRDSVIVLEVNTSIDSNPTSIDESNSVVLRYRTPHFRAHAQVLVPPVSCQETWTIGWIQACNHMEFFNTYGNKGMSSWELPDLRDGKIQAISDSDGVNYPWYGNTTETCTVVGPTKRDSKFTVSMNDNFYPSVTWSVPVSDSNVPQLSSIHRDQSFTTWLVAINQANSETVVLQTIRWRMRLHIKVDPDKPLGQRAVLNEPVIQEQPQILGKNESIASNAMVKPNANDAQVLMWRPKNGDPVVVIPPKY